In Deinococcus puniceus, one genomic interval encodes:
- a CDS encoding transglycosylase domain-containing protein, with protein sequence MRFFTGVGVLLLVGAAGAGGLWYAWGRDLPNVSDLDVLEFSGQTRVYDRNNALIGTLTPSLSSSGGVNRDLIKLNQISPWLQDAVVTSEDRRFFKHNGVDYIGIARGLVKGVLQNDLEGGSSITQQVVKNTLLAELNSARTAERKFKEAVLAYQLERSFDKKQILNAYLNVIYWGDGGRSDIVGAETAARAYFRKGASELNLAESVYLATIIPAPNRRYKSFQAFRPLMKDLLSRMVEDARITQAQADAAWRTPIYPAGWRIGWNTDGSLRSAVLENPGRLQSNLNEAEAARGGNRYQYLAYLQAVEKELTPIIGRKALYGGGKIFTGMDLQAQQSAERASRTAELPDGATLGIALVSPKNGEVLALVGQKLTGERPSDWNNATQARRQVGSSVKPLLYTLALQQGWKQSDTVLDAPIRGEYQPKNYDGRWTGRYVTMRYSLDHSLNLTTVRTAQAVGIKEFEAKLRELGLTPPPNAGLSLSIGTLEASPLQLAAAYATFANGGLYYAPTLVRRVQDTRDKVLYTRPAPVAKRVWDAQTAWLGLDMLRGVVNDLDTSQGGLAVRARIPGVQVGGKTGTTNEIKDLWFAGVTPTVAGAVWVGKQEGGPLPSWAYSGEIPTPIWQAAVSGAVAGKPSTPFAEPGGITYRVVRQVNMAFLDSNADAEPVARDGESTSSRGGFFSRRTPAPQPEPQPVQQPTPTPAVIPEPEVVPEPVPEGGQEAEPEVVPEETLPVETVPVEPVPEEALPEPVTVPVPSEVVTPQPVPGEPTQPEPLPTEPEPTPEPVQPDAVGTVTETPIEPEPLPTENPEPLPDDSFNDFPADEGVFNELPPAGE encoded by the coding sequence ATGAGGTTTTTCACGGGCGTTGGGGTGCTGTTGTTGGTGGGTGCGGCGGGGGCGGGCGGCCTGTGGTATGCGTGGGGCCGCGACCTGCCCAACGTGTCCGATCTGGACGTACTGGAATTCAGCGGCCAGACGCGGGTCTATGACCGCAACAATGCATTGATCGGCACCCTGACGCCCAGCCTGAGCAGTTCGGGCGGCGTGAACCGCGACCTGATCAAGCTGAACCAGATCAGTCCTTGGCTGCAAGACGCCGTGGTGACCAGCGAAGACCGACGCTTTTTCAAGCACAACGGCGTGGATTACATCGGCATTGCGCGGGGTCTGGTGAAGGGCGTGCTGCAAAACGACTTGGAGGGCGGCAGTTCCATTACGCAGCAGGTGGTGAAAAACACGCTGCTGGCCGAGCTGAACAGCGCCCGCACCGCCGAGCGCAAATTCAAGGAAGCGGTGCTGGCCTACCAACTGGAGCGCAGTTTCGACAAGAAGCAGATTCTGAACGCCTACCTGAACGTCATTTATTGGGGCGACGGGGGCCGCAGCGACATCGTGGGCGCGGAAACGGCGGCGCGGGCGTATTTCCGCAAGGGGGCCAGCGAACTGAATCTGGCCGAAAGCGTGTACTTGGCGACCATTATTCCGGCCCCCAACCGCCGTTACAAAAGCTTTCAGGCATTCCGGCCCCTGATGAAAGACCTGCTGTCGCGCATGGTGGAAGACGCCCGGATTACGCAGGCACAAGCCGACGCCGCGTGGCGCACGCCGATTTATCCGGCGGGCTGGCGCATCGGCTGGAACACAGACGGCAGCCTGAGAAGTGCCGTGCTGGAAAATCCGGGCCGCCTGCAATCCAACCTGAACGAGGCCGAGGCCGCACGCGGGGGCAACCGCTACCAATATCTGGCCTATTTGCAGGCCGTAGAAAAGGAATTGACGCCGATTATTGGCCGCAAAGCCCTGTACGGCGGCGGCAAGATTTTTACGGGCATGGATTTGCAGGCGCAGCAATCTGCCGAACGTGCCAGCCGCACTGCCGAGTTGCCCGACGGAGCCACGCTGGGCATCGCGCTGGTCAGCCCCAAAAACGGCGAGGTGCTGGCACTGGTGGGCCAAAAACTGACCGGAGAGCGCCCCAGCGACTGGAACAATGCCACGCAGGCGCGGCGGCAGGTGGGCAGTTCGGTGAAGCCGCTGCTCTATACGCTGGCCCTGCAACAAGGGTGGAAACAGAGCGACACCGTGCTGGACGCCCCCATTCGCGGCGAGTATCAGCCCAAAAACTACGATGGGCGCTGGACGGGCCGCTACGTGACCATGCGCTATTCGCTGGATCACAGCCTGAACCTGACCACCGTGCGCACGGCTCAGGCCGTCGGCATCAAGGAATTTGAGGCCAAACTGCGTGAACTGGGCCTGACGCCGCCGCCCAACGCAGGCCTGAGCCTGAGCATCGGCACGCTGGAAGCCAGCCCGCTGCAACTGGCCGCCGCCTATGCCACGTTTGCCAACGGCGGCTTGTATTACGCGCCCACACTGGTACGCCGCGTGCAGGACACCCGCGATAAGGTGCTGTATACCCGCCCTGCGCCTGTAGCCAAGCGTGTCTGGGACGCCCAAACCGCGTGGCTGGGCTTAGATATGCTGCGCGGCGTGGTCAACGATCTGGATACCTCGCAGGGCGGGCTGGCGGTACGTGCCCGCATTCCCGGCGTGCAGGTGGGCGGCAAAACCGGAACCACCAACGAAATTAAAGACTTGTGGTTTGCAGGCGTGACCCCCACGGTGGCCGGGGCCGTGTGGGTGGGCAAGCAGGAAGGCGGGCCGCTGCCGTCGTGGGCCTACAGCGGAGAGATTCCCACCCCGATCTGGCAGGCGGCGGTGTCGGGAGCGGTGGCGGGCAAACCCAGCACCCCTTTTGCCGAACCGGGCGGCATCACCTACCGCGTGGTGCGTCAGGTGAATATGGCCTTCCTAGACAGCAACGCCGACGCTGAACCGGTGGCCCGCGACGGCGAAAGCACCAGCAGCAGGGGCGGCTTTTTCTCGCGCCGGACTCCTGCCCCACAGCCCGAACCCCAGCCGGTGCAGCAGCCCACCCCCACGCCCGCCGTCATTCCAGAGCCGGAAGTCGTACCGGAACCCGTGCCAGAGGGTGGGCAGGAAGCAGAGCCGGAAGTCGTGCCAGAAGAAACGCTGCCAGTCGAAACCGTGCCTGTGGAACCTGTCCCCGAAGAAGCCTTGCCTGAACCTGTGACCGTGCCTGTACCCAGTGAAGTCGTCACGCCGCAGCCTGTCCCCGGCGAACCCACCCAACCCGAACCGCTGCCCACTGAGCCAGAGCCGACGCCCGAACCCGTCCAGCCCGATGCTGTCGGAACCGTGACCGAAACGCCGATAGAGCCCGAGCCGCTGCCCACCGAAAACCCCGAACCCCTGCCCGACGACTCGTTCAATGACTTCCCTGCCGATGAGGGCGTGTTCAATGAATTGCCCCCGGCTGGAGAGTAA
- a CDS encoding YraN family protein, translating into MKGADAEARAARYLQGLGRTVVAQNYRIRGGEIDLVTLDGPVLVFTEVRHRSSLRYGGAAASITPQKLALMSRAAQTYLLREHGREDLPCRLEVLTIDGPAETGLVTLIPVE; encoded by the coding sequence GTGAAAGGAGCCGACGCCGAAGCCCGTGCCGCGCGGTATTTGCAAGGGCTGGGGCGAACGGTAGTGGCCCAGAATTACCGCATCCGGGGCGGCGAAATAGATCTGGTCACGCTGGACGGCCCGGTGCTGGTGTTTACCGAGGTGCGCCACCGCTCCAGCCTTCGCTACGGCGGGGCCGCCGCCAGCATCACGCCGCAGAAGCTGGCCCTGATGTCCCGCGCCGCCCAGACCTACCTGCTGCGCGAACATGGCCGCGAAGACCTGCCCTGCCGTCTGGAAGTGCTGACCATAGACGGCCCCGCCGAAACAGGGCTGGTCACGCTGATTCCGGTGGAATAG
- a CDS encoding HAD family hydrolase, producing the protein MNLTLPTRPAGVLFDMDGVLTANNLFHRQAWQEVALEVLGLTLSEHDLDTKVDGGRNPEIIERLTGSYPDDALALRFHDAKEGRYRQLAAGALTEVAGLSAYLDALEGRGIPFALVTSADAVNVAFGMEALGFGHRFGPRVLGEDVTRGKPHPEPFLLGAARLGLEAADCVAHEDAVNGVLSAAGAGCTVVALTTTAPAEALVRAGAALTVPDFRNFGLWLD; encoded by the coding sequence ATGAACCTGACCCTGCCTACCCGTCCGGCGGGCGTGCTGTTCGATATGGACGGCGTGCTGACCGCCAATAATCTGTTTCACCGGCAGGCGTGGCAGGAAGTGGCGCTGGAGGTGCTGGGCCTGACCCTGTCCGAACACGACTTGGACACCAAAGTAGACGGGGGCCGCAATCCCGAAATTATCGAGCGGCTGACCGGAAGCTACCCTGACGACGCTCTGGCGCTGCGCTTTCATGACGCCAAAGAGGGCCGTTACCGCCAACTGGCCGCAGGCGCACTGACCGAAGTGGCGGGCCTGAGCGCTTACCTAGACGCGCTGGAGGGGCGCGGCATTCCCTTTGCTCTCGTGACCAGTGCCGACGCTGTGAACGTGGCGTTTGGCATGGAGGCGCTGGGCTTCGGCCACCGCTTTGGCCCGCGTGTGCTGGGCGAGGACGTGACGCGGGGCAAGCCGCACCCCGAACCGTTCCTGCTGGGCGCGGCGCGGTTGGGCCTAGAGGCAGCCGACTGCGTGGCCCACGAAGACGCCGTGAACGGGGTGCTGAGCGCGGCGGGCGCGGGCTGCACCGTCGTTGCCCTGACCACCACAGCCCCTGCCGAAGCGTTGGTGCGGGCCGGGGCGGCGCTCACGGTTCCAGACTTTAGGAACTTTGGACTCTGGCTTGACTAG
- a CDS encoding putative dsRNA-binding protein — MTSSTPPTPPGAHQANANQANPKGDLIARLITLGAGAPTFQVSSDGPAHERTFRVRVLVGGRELGEGGESRSKKDAERLASEAALRVLDGRQEAGNGPEVSGPEAERDEDAQGQWPIYAAVLAEALDVALDLADEDASVDDVRREAGRLYRDLLADLGHGPE; from the coding sequence ATGACTTCCAGCACGCCGCCCACCCCGCCCGGTGCTCATCAAGCCAATGCGAATCAGGCCAATCCCAAGGGCGACCTGATTGCCCGTCTGATCACGCTGGGAGCGGGTGCGCCCACATTTCAGGTGTCGTCTGACGGCCCCGCACACGAGCGCACCTTCCGGGTACGGGTGCTGGTGGGCGGGCGAGAACTGGGCGAGGGTGGCGAGAGCCGCAGCAAAAAAGACGCCGAGCGGCTGGCCTCCGAGGCGGCTTTGAGGGTGCTGGACGGACGGCAGGAGGCAGGCAACGGGCCGGAAGTATCAGGGCCAGAAGCCGAGCGTGACGAAGACGCCCAAGGCCAGTGGCCTATTTACGCGGCGGTGCTGGCCGAAGCCTTAGATGTGGCGTTGGATTTGGCCGACGAAGACGCCAGCGTAGACGATGTGCGCCGGGAAGCGGGCCGACTCTACCGTGACCTCTTGGCCGACTTGGGGCACGGGCCGGAGTGA
- a CDS encoding phosphodiester glycosidase family protein, which yields MVRVGVLAGMLLGLTSCAGAEALSVQRVTSGGMLYTVAVVNLAQDRLELHWNNPATGKPYQTFDAVQQRLNSQGKAMLFATNSGIYAPGPRPLGLHVQGGKTLVGLNNARSGGNFALLPNGVFWVKGNRAGVTETQAYRRLNVAPTYATQSGPLLVSGGTLHPAFNRSGTSFKTRSGVGVCSDGRVRFAVSAGPVNFYSFAVFFRDTLKCPDALYLDGSISAYATPEANTQLAEFGGIWTVSR from the coding sequence ATGGTGCGGGTGGGTGTGCTGGCGGGCATGCTGCTGGGGTTGACCTCGTGTGCGGGGGCTGAGGCCCTGAGCGTGCAGCGCGTGACTTCGGGCGGAATGTTGTACACGGTAGCGGTGGTGAACTTGGCCCAAGACCGCCTAGAACTGCACTGGAACAACCCCGCCACAGGCAAGCCGTACCAGACCTTCGACGCCGTGCAGCAGCGCCTTAACAGTCAGGGGAAGGCCATGCTCTTTGCCACCAACAGCGGCATCTACGCCCCCGGCCCGCGCCCGCTGGGGCTGCACGTTCAGGGCGGCAAGACGTTGGTGGGCCTCAACAATGCCCGCTCTGGCGGCAACTTTGCCCTGCTGCCCAACGGCGTGTTTTGGGTCAAGGGCAACCGCGCAGGCGTGACCGAAACGCAGGCTTACCGCCGCCTGAACGTGGCCCCCACTTACGCCACGCAGTCGGGGCCGCTGCTCGTGTCGGGCGGCACACTGCACCCCGCCTTCAACCGCAGCGGCACCAGTTTTAAAACCCGCAGCGGCGTCGGCGTATGCAGCGACGGGCGGGTGCGGTTTGCCGTCAGTGCTGGCCCGGTCAACTTCTACAGCTTCGCCGTCTTTTTCCGCGACACCCTCAAGTGCCCCGACGCCCTGTATCTGGACGGCAGCATCAGCGCTTACGCCACGCCCGAAGCCAATACGCAACTTGCAGAGTTTGGCGGGATTTGGACGGTTTCGCGGTAA
- a CDS encoding GNAT family N-acetyltransferase, whose amino-acid sequence MPAEIEVNPLLTTPTLRLEPQVAAHAPAVLAALSDPRIYLYIPGTPPTDAEALRRRFAHQESRRSPDGRELWLNWIVYSGQTVLGTVQATVHVAQRTADVAYVFAPGAWGKGHAAEAMRAMLGFLHAGLGVEEFVAHLDTRNGASRRLAQRLGFVQTDLILGADHFKGSVSDEYVYKLSAAAFSASSPTPPLDFPPAGL is encoded by the coding sequence ATGCCCGCCGAAATTGAAGTCAACCCACTCCTGACCACGCCCACACTGCGGCTGGAACCGCAAGTGGCGGCCCACGCGCCCGCAGTGTTGGCGGCGCTGTCCGATCCGCGTATCTACCTCTACATTCCCGGCACGCCGCCCACCGATGCAGAGGCGCTGCGGCGGCGCTTCGCCCACCAAGAATCTCGCCGCTCGCCGGATGGCCGGGAATTGTGGCTGAACTGGATCGTGTATAGCGGGCAAACAGTACTGGGAACCGTGCAGGCCACTGTGCATGTAGCCCAACGCACGGCAGATGTGGCCTACGTGTTCGCACCGGGAGCGTGGGGCAAAGGCCACGCGGCAGAGGCGATGCGGGCCATGCTGGGCTTTTTGCACGCTGGGCTGGGGGTAGAAGAATTCGTGGCGCACCTCGACACGCGCAATGGGGCGTCGCGGCGACTGGCACAGCGGCTGGGTTTTGTTCAGACCGACCTGATCTTGGGGGCCGATCACTTCAAGGGCAGCGTCAGCGACGAATACGTGTATAAGCTGTCTGCGGCGGCCTTTTCAGCCTCCTCGCCCACACCGCCGCTTGACTTCCCGCCCGCTGGCCTTTAA